From a region of the Bradyrhizobium sp. KBS0727 genome:
- a CDS encoding amino acid ABC transporter substrate-binding protein, protein MKRIVIATGLLVTSSLAASAATVDTIKQRGTLVCGVSAGFAGFSTPDSQGNYKGLDVDYCRALAAGVLGDASKVRYVALTAQNRFTALQSGEIDVLYRNSTQTYLRGVTLGLRQGPVNFYDGQGFVVRADSGVKDLKGLNGATVCVAQGTTHEVTLGDYGRANGIEWKPLVFDRTDTMLQTFFGGRCDAMTQDASALAGSVTTQAQNPADYTVLPQTISKEPLGPFTRNGDDVWTDIIAWLHYGLIEAEELGVTAANADEMTKSTTPAIQRLLGSAGDLGSRLGLDNKWMLQAIKAGGNYGEMFERNVGKASPLKLERGLNATWTKGGLMYALPFK, encoded by the coding sequence GCAACGGTCGATACGATCAAGCAGCGCGGCACGCTGGTGTGTGGCGTTAGCGCCGGTTTCGCCGGATTCTCCACACCGGATTCCCAGGGCAACTACAAAGGCCTCGACGTGGATTACTGCCGCGCTCTGGCCGCCGGTGTGCTCGGCGATGCCAGCAAGGTGCGTTATGTCGCGCTGACGGCGCAGAACCGCTTCACGGCGTTGCAGTCCGGCGAAATCGACGTGCTCTACCGCAATTCCACGCAGACCTATCTGCGCGGCGTCACGCTCGGCCTGCGGCAGGGGCCGGTCAATTTCTATGACGGCCAGGGCTTCGTCGTGAGGGCCGACAGCGGCGTCAAGGATCTCAAGGGGCTGAACGGCGCCACGGTGTGCGTCGCGCAGGGCACCACCCACGAGGTGACGCTTGGCGATTACGGCCGCGCCAACGGGATCGAATGGAAACCGCTGGTGTTCGATCGCACCGACACGATGCTGCAGACCTTCTTTGGCGGGCGCTGCGATGCCATGACCCAGGATGCTTCGGCGCTCGCGGGCTCGGTCACCACCCAAGCGCAGAATCCGGCCGACTACACCGTTCTGCCGCAGACCATCAGCAAGGAGCCGCTCGGGCCGTTCACCCGCAACGGCGACGACGTCTGGACCGACATCATCGCCTGGCTGCATTACGGCCTGATCGAGGCCGAGGAACTTGGCGTCACCGCCGCCAATGCCGACGAAATGACAAAGTCCACGACCCCCGCGATCCAGCGCCTGCTCGGTTCCGCCGGCGATCTCGGATCGCGCCTTGGCCTCGACAACAAGTGGATGCTGCAGGCGATCAAGGCCGGCGGCAATTACGGCGAGATGTTCGAACGCAACGTCGGCAAGGCGAGCCCGCTGAAGCTCGAACGCGGCCTGAACGCGACCTGGACCAAGGGCGGCTTGATGTACGCCCTCCCGTTCAAGTGA